In Plodia interpunctella isolate USDA-ARS_2022_Savannah chromosome 17, ilPloInte3.2, whole genome shotgun sequence, one genomic interval encodes:
- the LOC128677216 gene encoding uncharacterized protein LOC128677216 isoform X2, with amino-acid sequence MAAVQFGLLLTVISSFVYSQHVNNVRLVNHREYMTEVLTAVAHILEERQWCNLKIPEFQMDVDQNILNWDVSGTVSFQNGFTVSIQRLEILESSLNQIWSWNNVDGTGTVEVRGTLRMHDLTVGFDVVADFGEIFRSSATYRHPLITFAFSIFRNTQTLATSVTVVGTQPRSLNKLQFLPTNNATDVINALYDSNITFTGITSWSEVFQPIALDVVTNRISFPVICYNCPIT; translated from the exons ATGGCTGCTGTGCAGTTTGGTTTGTTATTAACTGTAATTAGTTCTTTTGTTTATAGTCAACATG TGAACAATGTACGTCTGGTAAACCACAGGGAGTATATGACTGAAGTGCTAACTGCAGTGGCCCACATACTGGAAGAAAGGCAATGGTGCAATTTGAAGATACCTGAATTTCAAATGGACGTAGA CCAAAACATCCTAAACTGGGACGTGAGTGGCACCGTCTCATTTCAAAACGGCTTCACGGTATCCATCCAAAGACTAGAGATCTTGGAGTCCAGTTTAAACCAGATCTGGAGTTGGAACAACGTTGACGGTACCGGGACTGTTGAAGTCAGAGGCACCTTGAGGATGCATGACCTGACTGTTGGCTTCGATGTTGTTGCCGACTTTGGTGAAATCTTCAGATCCAGTGCTACTTATCGTCATCCGCTGATCACTTTTGCCTTTTCT ATCTTCCGAAACACCCAAACTTTAGCCACTTCAGTTACCGTCGTTGGAACCCAACCTAGGAGTCTCAACAAGCTTCAATTTTTGCCAACTAACAACGCCACTGACGTTATAAATGCTTTG TACGACTCCAACATAACCTTCACAGGCATCACGTCGTGGTCTGAGGTCTTCCAGCCCATTGCTCTGGACGTCGTCACCAATAGGATTAGCTTCCCTGTCATCTGTTACAATTGTCCTATCACTTAA